GCGAGTACGTCAATCCTGCTGACGCCCGCCGCACGCTCGACGACCTCGGGCAGGTTTGGCTGGACAGGCAGAAGGGTCACCTCAAGCCGTCCGGTTACGCCGTCATGGAGACGACCTGGCGCGTGCGGGTCAAACCGCGCTGGGGCCTCGTGGCGCTCGGCGACATCAAGCCGACCGCCGTGCAGGGATGGATGACCGAGCTGGGCCAGACCGCCGAGGGCAGGAAGGCCATCGGTCCCGCCGCGATCAAGCGCTCCCACTACGTGCTGTCACAGATCCTGACGGACGCCGTTACCGACAACCTGATCCCCAAGAACCCGGCGACTGGTCTGAAGCTGCCGAAGACCTCGCGCAAGAGGCCGGTGTACCTGACCCATCGGCATGTCGACGACCTGGCGGACGCTGCGGGAGAGTACAGGACTCTGGTGCTGCTGCTGGCGTACACCGGGATGCGCTGGGGTGAGGCGATCGGCCTAAGGGTTGCCGACCTGGACCTGTTGCGCAAGCGAGCCGTGATCCGTGAGAACGCCGTGCAGTCAGGCAACAGCATCCACGTCGGCACGCCGAAGTCGCACAAGCAGCGTTCAATTCCGTTGCCGGAGTTCTTGGTGCCGCTGCTGGCGCGTCAGTGCGAGGAGAAGGGCAGAGAAGACCTCTTGTTCGGCGAAGGCGATCACGTGCGCCGCCCGCACCCCGTGTCCGGGTGGTTCGCCAAGGCGGTTACCGAGTCGAAAGTGCCACGGGTGACGCCACACGACTTGCGGCACACTGCCGCCTCGCTGGCTGTCTCGGCTGGCGCGAACGTCAAGGCGGTACAGCGGATGCTCGGTCACGCCAGTGCCGCCATGACGCTGGATCTTTACGCCGACCTCTTCGATGACGACCTGGAAGGAGTGGCCGTCGCGCTGGACACAGCCCGTGCCGAAGCCGCTTCAAAGGTCACGGGTCGATAACGAATTTCTAAGATTCTGTGATGTCTCTCGGCAACTCGAAGGTCGCAAATCGCCAGGTGGCTACTCGCCGCGATTCGATTTCTCCTACAGAAAGTGTTTAGTGGCCTATAGAGAAGCTCTAGTCACCCTGTAGCGCAACATGTTTCGTCCTAACTCTGGGTCACGAATCGAGTCGTAGTGTCGCTCTCAACGACCGCAGGAAATTTGCGGTTTGCGGAATTGAGAGGACCTAGTGATGAGTACCAATCGCACAGGAAGTTGCGATCGTGAACCGTTGGCTAAGACTGCGCAGGTCGCCGAATACCTGGCCACCACCGTTAACCAGCTGACCCGGCTGAGATACGAGGGCAAAGGACCGCGCCCGAGTTACTGCGGTCGCTCAGTTCGCTACCGCTGGTGCGACGTAGACGACTGGGTGCGCGAGCAGACGGCGCGCGCAGGCGGGGATGCCGGATGAGCGCCCTCCAAGAGCGCATCGACACAACTGCCCTGCTTCGCGCCGAGGAAAGCGCCAGGAAGATCTGCGTCGATCTAGTTCACACAAACAGCGAGATCAGGTTACTCGAAGAACGAGTGGACAAGTTTGAAGAGAGGCTGCAATCTATCAAGCGCATTAAGGCCCGTCAGCAGCGCGAACTGACGAAAGTGCAACGC
The nucleotide sequence above comes from Mycobacterium vicinigordonae. Encoded proteins:
- a CDS encoding tyrosine-type recombinase/integrase, producing the protein MAVVQAYETKQGRRYRVRYRTPDNRQTDKRGFRTKRDAERFANTVEVAKLKGEYVNPADARRTLDDLGQVWLDRQKGHLKPSGYAVMETTWRVRVKPRWGLVALGDIKPTAVQGWMTELGQTAEGRKAIGPAAIKRSHYVLSQILTDAVTDNLIPKNPATGLKLPKTSRKRPVYLTHRHVDDLADAAGEYRTLVLLLAYTGMRWGEAIGLRVADLDLLRKRAVIRENAVQSGNSIHVGTPKSHKQRSIPLPEFLVPLLARQCEEKGREDLLFGEGDHVRRPHPVSGWFAKAVTESKVPRVTPHDLRHTAASLAVSAGANVKAVQRMLGHASAAMTLDLYADLFDDDLEGVAVALDTARAEAASKVTGR
- a CDS encoding helix-turn-helix transcriptional regulator, with translation MSTNRTGSCDREPLAKTAQVAEYLATTVNQLTRLRYEGKGPRPSYCGRSVRYRWCDVDDWVREQTARAGGDAG